In the Candidatus Palauibacter scopulicola genome, one interval contains:
- a CDS encoding helix-turn-helix transcriptional regulator, translated as MNDATFDEARWGEVIRQIGEVGRMSGSALTLYDTQGADVAVFLNQVFLLGQRRKDWEHRYFTDYWARDERVPRVAQLEHGHLVSTGGLYTDAEKKTSPTWNEALVAAQAQDGLCVRLDGPNGVGLVWELCDSTERGGWSSDQIRLIEQLQPHLLQLAIVRHALVEAEVGGRSATDWLANPRAGIIHLDRRGRIMATNDRALDTLRRRDGLMDLEGFLHARMPEENAELSRLLALALRRWGVRSSGGSMAITQLSSRPRRLALHVTPVGDDYPHFRTRRLGAVVLLVDPTSRARLDAVHVAKALDLTRTESELAVALAAGRTVKDFAQMIGRTEATVRWHLKQLYRKQGISRQVDLVRRVLSLEGLGAAPRDL; from the coding sequence TTGAACGACGCCACGTTCGACGAAGCGCGGTGGGGCGAGGTGATTCGCCAAATCGGCGAAGTCGGTCGCATGAGCGGCAGCGCCCTGACGCTCTATGACACACAGGGGGCCGATGTGGCGGTCTTCCTGAACCAGGTCTTCCTCCTGGGACAACGGCGCAAGGACTGGGAGCACAGGTACTTCACGGATTACTGGGCCCGAGACGAACGTGTCCCGCGCGTCGCCCAACTGGAGCACGGGCACCTCGTGTCCACGGGGGGTCTGTACACGGACGCCGAGAAGAAGACGTCGCCCACCTGGAACGAAGCGCTGGTCGCCGCACAGGCGCAGGACGGCCTCTGCGTGCGGCTGGACGGCCCGAATGGCGTGGGCCTCGTATGGGAGCTGTGCGATTCCACGGAGCGGGGAGGCTGGAGTTCCGATCAGATCCGGCTGATCGAGCAACTCCAGCCGCACCTTCTGCAGCTCGCGATCGTGCGCCACGCGCTGGTCGAAGCCGAGGTGGGGGGCAGGTCCGCAACGGATTGGCTCGCCAACCCGCGTGCCGGGATCATCCATCTCGACCGACGCGGCCGGATCATGGCGACGAACGACCGGGCGCTGGACACCTTGCGGCGGCGCGATGGCCTGATGGACCTGGAGGGCTTCCTGCATGCCCGGATGCCGGAGGAGAACGCCGAACTGTCTCGCCTGCTGGCGCTCGCCCTGCGGCGCTGGGGAGTGCGGAGCTCCGGCGGCTCGATGGCGATCACTCAGCTCTCTTCTCGCCCGCGACGGCTGGCGCTGCACGTCACTCCGGTGGGCGATGACTACCCGCACTTCAGAACGCGCAGGCTCGGCGCGGTCGTGCTCCTCGTGGATCCCACCAGTCGGGCCCGGCTCGACGCGGTTCATGTGGCCAAGGCCCTGGACCTCACGAGGACGGAGAGCGAGCTGGCGGTGGCGCTTGCGGCCGGAAGGACGGTGAAGGACTTCGCGCAGATGATCGGTCGCACGGAAGCGACCGTTCGGTGGCATCTGAAGCAGCTTTACCGCAAGCAGGGCATCTCGCGGCAGGTGGACCTGGTGCGGCGGGTCCTGTCCCTGGAGGGCTTGGGCGCGGCGCCCCGCGACCTCTAG